The proteins below are encoded in one region of Fibrella aestuarina BUZ 2:
- the hemW gene encoding radical SAM family heme chaperone HemW, whose product MHLYLHIPFCRQACHYCDFHFSTNQQQRRAVVEAMAREIDLRHTYLPAQTPLQTVYFGGGTPSLLTEAELTYLLDAIHRHFTVEPDAEITLEANPDDLADAAHLAMLRRYVNRLSIGIQTFDEATLRWMNRAHNAAEAEACVPRARDAGFENLSIDLIYGISETIWPRDLDKALALDVPHLSAYNLTIEPDTAFGRWMAKGRLTSVDEALSANQFAELVTALKAAGYVHYEISNFARQIGSTVQYARHNTAYWQRRPYLGIGPSAHSYDIQSRQYNVANNALYVKALHEGAELTDVPSEREALTPADQVNDYLLTGLRTQWGCQLSELDALLGASFSAEQATTLAQLTQTGWLVQTENSLTLTESGKLFADRVASELFVG is encoded by the coding sequence ATGCATCTGTATTTGCACATTCCCTTTTGCCGGCAGGCCTGCCATTACTGCGACTTCCATTTCAGCACCAATCAGCAACAGCGCCGGGCGGTGGTGGAGGCGATGGCGCGCGAAATCGACCTGCGGCATACGTACCTACCTGCCCAAACACCTCTCCAGACGGTCTATTTTGGCGGGGGTACCCCTTCCCTACTCACCGAAGCCGAGCTGACGTACCTGCTCGACGCCATTCACCGTCACTTCACCGTCGAGCCTGACGCCGAAATTACTCTTGAAGCCAACCCCGACGACCTGGCAGACGCGGCTCACCTGGCGATGCTCCGCCGCTACGTCAATCGATTAAGCATTGGTATTCAGACATTTGACGAAGCTACGTTGCGCTGGATGAACCGCGCTCACAACGCCGCCGAAGCCGAAGCCTGCGTGCCCCGCGCCCGCGACGCTGGTTTCGAGAACCTCAGCATTGACCTCATTTACGGTATTTCGGAGACGATCTGGCCCCGCGATCTGGATAAAGCGCTGGCGCTAGACGTACCTCACCTCTCGGCCTACAACCTCACCATTGAACCCGACACGGCCTTTGGACGCTGGATGGCTAAGGGTCGGCTGACGTCTGTCGATGAAGCGTTATCGGCCAACCAGTTTGCCGAACTGGTGACCGCCCTCAAGGCCGCTGGGTACGTGCATTACGAGATTTCCAACTTTGCCCGGCAGATCGGCTCCACCGTCCAATACGCCCGCCACAACACGGCCTACTGGCAACGCCGCCCCTACCTGGGCATCGGCCCCTCGGCCCACTCCTACGACATTCAAAGCCGTCAATACAATGTTGCTAACAATGCGCTGTACGTAAAGGCGCTGCATGAGGGCGCCGAGCTGACCGACGTACCCAGCGAACGCGAAGCGCTAACTCCCGCCGATCAGGTCAACGATTATTTGCTGACGGGCCTACGTACCCAGTGGGGTTGCCAGTTGAGCGAACTCGACGCGCTGCTCGGTGCGTCCTTCTCAGCCGAGCAGGCTACGACGTTGGCTCAGTTGACACAGACGGGCTGGCTCGTTCAAACAGAAAACAGCCTTACGCTCACCGAATCGGGCAAACTCTTCGCCGATCGCGTGGCGAGTGAGTTATTCGTAGGTTAA
- the mtgA gene encoding monofunctional biosynthetic peptidoglycan transglycosylase has product MPPEKRVNRLRTPAPDPRLTPPPMPPSNQPGNRPYSGSSPSGQSRRESPRTKPSGTSSGLYKSALGKAVRQRWQQTKTYVRRHPMLVVVYWFLVKTMLVLFLGSVAWVVVLKYVPVWFTPLTISRKWDAMGTDQPSEIHKTWRSFDEINKEAALAVVASEDQQFPYHWGFDFDEIQDAIRENQYRKRPRGASTISQQVAKNVFLWTGRSYIRKGLEVYFTVLIELIWGKKRILEVYLNVAETGPMTFGVEAASERFYGHSASSLSRSEAARIAAVLPNPNKFSVKNPSAYIQRRTRQISRQMRALGGQKYIRNL; this is encoded by the coding sequence ATGCCGCCCGAAAAGCGCGTTAATCGCCTACGAACGCCTGCCCCCGACCCTCGGTTAACTCCGCCGCCTATGCCGCCCAGCAACCAGCCTGGCAACCGCCCCTATTCCGGCTCGTCACCATCGGGTCAGTCGCGCCGCGAATCGCCCCGAACGAAACCGTCGGGTACGTCGTCGGGGCTGTATAAGAGCGCGCTGGGTAAGGCGGTTCGGCAGCGGTGGCAGCAGACAAAGACCTACGTTCGGCGGCATCCCATGCTGGTGGTCGTTTACTGGTTTTTGGTTAAAACCATGCTGGTGCTATTCCTGGGTTCGGTGGCCTGGGTGGTTGTGCTGAAGTACGTTCCGGTTTGGTTTACACCCTTAACCATCAGCCGCAAGTGGGACGCGATGGGCACCGATCAGCCCAGTGAGATTCACAAAACCTGGCGGTCGTTCGATGAGATCAATAAGGAAGCCGCCCTGGCCGTCGTAGCCTCCGAAGATCAGCAGTTTCCGTACCACTGGGGGTTCGACTTCGACGAAATTCAGGATGCGATCCGCGAAAACCAGTACCGCAAACGGCCGCGTGGGGCCAGCACCATCTCGCAGCAGGTGGCCAAGAATGTGTTTCTCTGGACGGGCCGCAGCTACATCCGAAAGGGGCTCGAAGTGTACTTCACGGTGCTCATCGAACTGATCTGGGGCAAAAAACGCATTCTGGAAGTGTACCTGAACGTTGCCGAAACCGGCCCGATGACCTTCGGAGTCGAAGCCGCCTCTGAACGGTTCTATGGGCACTCGGCCAGCAGCCTAAGTCGCAGCGAAGCCGCCCGGATTGCCGCCGTGCTGCCCAATCCGAACAAGTTTTCGGTCAAGAATCCGTCGGCCTACATTCAGCGCCGCACCCGCCAGATCTCCCGGCAGATGCGCGCGCTGGGCGGCCAGAAATACATTCGAAACCTGTGA
- the rsmA gene encoding 16S rRNA (adenine(1518)-N(6)/adenine(1519)-N(6))-dimethyltransferase RsmA produces MKSRHSVNRAGKRSGPVSSHANYVTPKKALGQHFLTDMSVSQRIADLLSGHAGIDGVPYKHVLEIGPGTGVLTQFLLKDSRFQLDVVEIDTESVTYLKRNVPELNGHIIEGDFLQMDPTQLYGDSAAPFAVIGNFPYNISSQIFFKVLEMREQVPEVVGMLQREVAQRLASGPGSRDYGILSVFLQAWYDVKYEFTVGPEVFNPPPKVHSGVISCRRNSRTDLGCDERKFTNVVKHGFNQRRKTLRNALKPLGITEAAAASPFMDKRAEQLSVADFVELTLLMERG; encoded by the coding sequence ATGAAGTCACGCCATTCCGTCAATCGCGCTGGAAAACGTTCGGGTCCGGTTAGTAGCCACGCCAATTACGTTACACCTAAAAAAGCCTTGGGTCAGCATTTTCTGACCGATATGAGCGTTTCGCAGCGGATTGCCGACCTGCTCAGTGGCCACGCCGGTATCGACGGAGTGCCCTACAAACATGTGCTCGAAATTGGCCCTGGCACGGGCGTGCTGACTCAGTTTTTGCTCAAAGACAGTCGGTTTCAACTCGATGTGGTGGAGATCGACACCGAATCGGTCACGTACCTGAAGCGCAACGTACCTGAGTTGAACGGGCACATTATCGAAGGCGACTTTCTGCAAATGGACCCTACGCAGCTATACGGCGATTCGGCGGCTCCATTCGCGGTCATCGGTAATTTTCCGTACAACATTTCAAGCCAGATTTTCTTTAAAGTACTCGAGATGCGCGAGCAGGTGCCCGAGGTGGTGGGCATGTTGCAGCGTGAGGTGGCCCAACGGCTCGCCTCGGGACCAGGTAGCCGCGACTATGGTATTTTGAGCGTGTTCCTACAAGCCTGGTACGACGTCAAATACGAATTTACGGTGGGGCCGGAAGTGTTTAACCCGCCCCCCAAAGTGCATTCGGGCGTGATCAGTTGCCGCCGTAATAGCCGTACCGACCTGGGCTGCGATGAGCGTAAATTTACCAACGTGGTGAAACATGGGTTCAATCAGCGACGCAAAACGCTCCGCAATGCACTCAAACCCCTCGGTATTACGGAAGCAGCCGCCGCCAGCCCATTCATGGATAAACGCGCCGAACAACTCAGCGTGGCCGATTTCGTCGAATTGACGTTGCTGATGGAACGCGGATGA
- the mgtE gene encoding magnesium transporter: protein MTFELTKEYLDRIQTAIDAGDETTLRADMDELYPADISGILYELDTTSARYLLSLLDKNVGAEILVNLDESIRDGFIASFTSEELAPFVEEMDSDDAVDLLNEQPVQLREEVIGLLNDREQARFIIDLLHYDEDVAGGLMQKELVKIQVDTNVNQCIEEIRQQAENVEKVYAVYVVDEAGKLLGFVSLKKIVLARKYAKIADIYEQDVVAVETYRPVTEVAEIMQKYDLDAVPVVNVQGRLLGRITIDDIVDVITEQAEDDIQAISGLSGEVEEDDTLWVRAKAQLPWLLAGAVGSLMAATVINGFQSELGKIAALAAFIPIIGSTGGNVGIQTASLIVQSLSDSSGLTYSLGQRLLRTLVLALVNGAVVGLLAGSYTLLIGEPRLFSVVGLSLLSVVLLASFMGTITPLLLNRIGINPAVASGPFITTANDLIGIGVYFLIAEYLLAEL, encoded by the coding sequence ATGACCTTCGAACTTACCAAAGAATACCTCGACCGGATTCAGACGGCAATCGACGCAGGCGACGAAACGACCCTTCGCGCCGACATGGACGAGCTGTATCCGGCCGATATTTCGGGGATTCTGTATGAACTGGACACGACTTCGGCCCGCTACCTGCTGAGTTTACTCGACAAAAACGTGGGTGCCGAGATTCTGGTGAACCTCGACGAGTCAATTCGGGATGGATTCATCGCGTCGTTTACATCGGAAGAGCTAGCCCCGTTTGTCGAGGAAATGGATTCCGATGATGCCGTTGACTTGCTCAACGAGCAGCCGGTGCAACTGCGCGAAGAGGTGATTGGCCTGCTCAACGACCGCGAACAGGCCCGGTTTATCATCGACCTGCTCCACTACGACGAAGACGTGGCCGGGGGCCTCATGCAGAAGGAGTTGGTTAAGATTCAAGTCGACACCAACGTCAATCAGTGCATCGAGGAGATCCGGCAGCAGGCCGAAAACGTGGAGAAAGTCTACGCCGTCTACGTGGTCGATGAAGCGGGCAAGTTGCTTGGCTTTGTGTCGCTGAAAAAGATCGTGCTGGCCCGGAAATACGCCAAAATTGCGGACATCTACGAGCAGGACGTAGTCGCTGTAGAAACCTACCGGCCCGTGACCGAGGTCGCTGAGATCATGCAGAAATATGACCTCGACGCGGTGCCCGTCGTGAACGTACAGGGCCGCCTTTTGGGCCGGATCACCATCGATGATATCGTCGACGTGATTACCGAACAGGCTGAAGACGACATTCAGGCGATTTCGGGTCTGTCGGGTGAAGTAGAGGAAGACGATACGCTCTGGGTACGTGCTAAAGCGCAGCTCCCTTGGCTGCTGGCCGGGGCCGTGGGTAGCTTGATGGCCGCCACGGTGATCAACGGTTTTCAGAGCGAACTGGGCAAGATTGCGGCTTTGGCGGCATTTATCCCCATTATCGGTTCGACGGGTGGCAACGTAGGCATTCAGACGGCCTCGCTCATCGTGCAGAGCCTTTCCGATTCATCGGGACTGACCTATTCCTTGGGGCAGCGGTTGCTCCGAACGCTCGTGCTGGCGCTGGTCAACGGTGCCGTAGTGGGCTTATTGGCGGGTTCCTACACGCTCCTGATCGGCGAACCTCGGCTGTTTTCTGTCGTGGGTCTTTCGCTGTTGAGCGTGGTGCTGCTGGCGTCGTTCATGGGTACCATTACGCCCTTGCTCCTCAACCGAATTGGCATCAACCCGGCGGTGGCGTCGGGGCCATTTATTACCACCGCCAATGACCTGATCGGCATCGGCGTGTACTTCCTGATTGCCGAATACCTGCTGGCTGAATTGTAA
- a CDS encoding GNAT family N-acetyltransferase: protein MLVYQTHTTLPPEPLLSTLLDLLTAVFANQSRAEWLDDLTRKATHPAFQLLLALDGQRVVGCKIGYEWQSGTFYSWLGGVDPAWRGRGIAAELMCRQHDACRLAGYVTIRTHTYNQWRSMLILNIRHGFDVVGTQPGKHGLTIMLEKPLRG, encoded by the coding sequence GTGCTCGTTTATCAAACACATACCACGCTACCACCCGAACCGCTGCTGAGTACGTTGCTCGACCTGCTCACGGCGGTATTCGCGAATCAGTCACGTGCAGAATGGCTCGACGACCTGACGCGCAAGGCTACGCACCCGGCTTTTCAGCTGCTACTGGCCCTTGATGGCCAACGGGTGGTAGGCTGCAAGATTGGGTATGAGTGGCAGTCGGGTACGTTTTATAGCTGGCTGGGAGGCGTCGATCCGGCCTGGCGCGGACGGGGTATCGCTGCCGAACTGATGTGCCGACAACATGACGCCTGCCGCCTCGCTGGGTACGTTACCATCCGCACGCACACCTACAACCAATGGCGGTCTATGCTGATCCTGAACATCCGGCATGGTTTCGACGTGGTTGGCACCCAACCCGGCAAACACGGGCTGACGATTATGCTGGAGAAGCCGCTACGCGGATAG
- a CDS encoding MOP flippase family protein, producing the protein MSTKSAALNGGKWITIATVISTVFQFGQVTVLARLLSPTEFGLVALSNLILTFFQLFTNLGFSGSIIYKQESDRTVLSTLYWLNISLGVLIFTVLQFSAPTIASYNHEPRLERVLHLSSFYFLIVYIGQLYLFLMEKELRFRTIAIIDIVGTVVGTGTTLVLAFRGMHELSLVIGQLVGQALRTTLQVLLGYPLFVPRFQMVLREVREHLRFGLYTLGDGILGFVQSNYDNLFIGFILGNEMLGFYTLAYQLAVYPITKLNPIILQVAYPVLAKMQDNNAELKRSYLKILDILSYCNMPLLAGLFITADTVVPLLYGPGWESTVDLIHIFVFVGTLMCLSHPLFTLAFTKGKPNLLFYLNLATLLIKIPLVYWLGREYGVKGAATAFLLATAFNLLVNFAIVHYLVGSFMGTFLRNIVRPLLFCILMVGGVAVYKAFFGHEGIANALAEIAIGGGIYGALTLAFKVSIRELKGLRQAL; encoded by the coding sequence ATGAGTACAAAAAGTGCAGCCCTGAATGGAGGTAAGTGGATTACCATCGCGACGGTAATCTCAACGGTCTTTCAGTTTGGTCAGGTGACGGTACTGGCCCGGCTGCTCTCGCCTACCGAATTTGGGTTAGTGGCCCTCAGTAACTTGATTCTCACCTTCTTTCAGCTATTCACTAACCTTGGTTTTTCGGGATCGATCATCTACAAACAGGAGAGCGATCGCACGGTGCTGTCAACCCTATACTGGCTCAACATCAGTCTTGGCGTGTTGATCTTCACCGTACTCCAGTTTTCGGCCCCCACTATTGCCAGCTACAACCACGAGCCCCGTCTGGAGCGGGTATTGCACCTGTCGTCGTTCTATTTTTTGATCGTCTACATTGGGCAACTTTACTTATTTCTGATGGAAAAGGAACTGCGGTTCCGAACCATCGCGATCATTGACATTGTCGGCACGGTAGTCGGTACAGGCACCACGCTTGTGCTGGCGTTCCGGGGCATGCACGAACTGTCGCTGGTGATAGGGCAGCTGGTTGGGCAGGCGCTGCGCACAACGCTACAAGTGTTGCTGGGTTACCCGCTGTTTGTGCCCCGGTTTCAGATGGTCCTGCGCGAAGTGCGCGAACACCTGCGGTTTGGCCTGTATACGCTCGGTGATGGCATTCTGGGCTTCGTGCAGTCTAACTACGACAACCTGTTTATCGGGTTTATTCTGGGCAACGAGATGCTGGGTTTCTACACACTGGCCTACCAACTGGCCGTGTACCCCATCACCAAGCTCAACCCGATTATCCTGCAGGTGGCGTACCCGGTGCTGGCTAAAATGCAGGACAATAATGCCGAATTGAAACGGTCGTATCTGAAAATCCTCGACATCCTGAGTTACTGCAACATGCCCCTGTTGGCCGGTCTGTTCATTACGGCTGATACGGTGGTGCCGCTCCTTTACGGGCCGGGTTGGGAGTCTACCGTCGACCTGATTCACATCTTCGTGTTCGTGGGTACGTTGATGTGCCTGAGCCACCCCCTCTTTACGCTGGCGTTTACGAAAGGCAAGCCCAACCTGCTCTTCTACCTGAATCTCGCTACCCTGCTAATCAAGATTCCGCTGGTATACTGGCTGGGGCGCGAATACGGCGTAAAGGGCGCCGCGACCGCGTTTCTGCTGGCAACCGCCTTCAATCTGCTGGTCAACTTCGCCATCGTTCACTACCTCGTTGGGTCGTTTATGGGTACGTTCCTGCGGAACATCGTACGACCACTGCTGTTCTGCATCCTGATGGTTGGCGGGGTTGCGGTTTACAAAGCCTTCTTCGGGCATGAAGGCATTGCGAATGCGTTGGCTGAAATCGCCATCGGGGGCGGTATTTACGGGGCGCTCACACTCGCATTCAAAGTGTCGATTCGTGAGCTGAAAGGCCTACGGCAGGCGCTGTAA
- a CDS encoding 4'-phosphopantetheinyl transferase family protein — MSFATLICQPAPSLTWQPWTGAASPPNVPGPDGSLIVRYQLDSSGSFQNSLLALLTPAEQLRASRFRQEIDRQRFIVGRGGLRWLAGQLLGQPAATVELTMGKHDKPDLVNNLGWQSNVSHAGEWVVWAFGKQPVGVDVERLKAGFAYDELISFCFGPTEQQALQQAGQPGDEAHQRLFYTLWTRKEAILKATGLGLTDQLTAISVLDGEQAVLSSTIGAAGTWHIVSFPVSETHLAALACQQPGPVSAFTLTT, encoded by the coding sequence ATGTCTTTTGCCACACTGATCTGCCAACCTGCACCCAGCCTTACTTGGCAGCCCTGGACCGGCGCAGCCAGCCCGCCGAACGTACCTGGCCCGGATGGATCGCTGATCGTACGGTATCAACTCGACTCATCGGGCTCTTTTCAGAATAGCCTGCTTGCCTTGTTAACTCCCGCCGAACAGCTCAGGGCCAGTCGGTTTCGGCAGGAGATCGACCGACAGCGCTTCATCGTGGGTAGGGGAGGGCTCCGCTGGCTGGCCGGTCAACTGCTGGGGCAACCGGCCGCGACGGTCGAGTTGACGATGGGAAAGCATGACAAACCCGACCTGGTCAATAATCTGGGTTGGCAAAGCAACGTGTCGCACGCGGGCGAGTGGGTGGTGTGGGCGTTTGGAAAGCAGCCGGTCGGAGTTGATGTGGAACGGCTTAAAGCTGGGTTCGCCTACGACGAACTGATTTCGTTCTGCTTCGGCCCCACCGAACAACAGGCATTGCAACAGGCAGGGCAACCGGGCGATGAAGCCCATCAACGGCTGTTCTACACTCTCTGGACGCGCAAAGAAGCCATTTTGAAAGCCACCGGCCTTGGCCTGACCGACCAGTTGACCGCCATTTCGGTCCTCGACGGGGAGCAGGCCGTGCTGTCGTCGACCATCGGTGCGGCAGGTACGTGGCATATCGTTAGCTTTCCTGTTTCCGAGACACATCTGGCTGCCTTAGCCTGCCAGCAACCGGGGCCCGTATCGGCGTTTACACTGACGACCTGA
- a CDS encoding glycosyltransferase family 4 protein — translation MDIVAKETIWALADHHEHEFVVFVKPDSDRACLPSAPNVQVVELNGGPYPVWEQSALPKAVRSAGVSVLNCTANTAPLNCPAPLVLTLHDIIFLEKAIVGGNAYQRFGNLYRRWNVPRVVKRSHRVVTVSDYERQRIIDHLGVAPDKVVTVHNAVSRQFRVIDDTALLAQVRSQFNLPAEFIFFLGNTDPKKNVPNVLKALAILKQRGQLTLPLVMANVSADYVTGVLTQIGHPDLMANIVLCGYIPNALLPVVYNAASVFLCPSLRESFGLPILEAMACGTPVLTANTSAMPEVAGDAALLADPSSPEAMAEPINRLLTDTDLRKNLRHYGLERADRFSWANTANKLVAVYENL, via the coding sequence ATGGACATAGTAGCCAAAGAGACCATCTGGGCTTTGGCCGACCACCATGAACACGAGTTTGTTGTCTTTGTTAAGCCAGATAGCGATCGGGCCTGCCTGCCCAGCGCCCCCAACGTGCAGGTAGTGGAGCTAAACGGCGGTCCCTATCCGGTTTGGGAACAGTCGGCTTTACCTAAAGCCGTTCGGTCAGCGGGCGTATCGGTACTCAACTGCACGGCCAATACGGCTCCGCTTAATTGCCCCGCCCCGCTGGTGCTTACCCTCCACGACATTATTTTTCTCGAAAAAGCCATCGTGGGTGGCAACGCCTATCAGCGCTTTGGCAATCTCTACCGCCGCTGGAACGTACCCCGCGTGGTCAAACGCAGCCACCGCGTGGTGACGGTTTCCGACTACGAACGGCAACGCATCATCGACCACCTTGGCGTGGCACCCGACAAAGTCGTGACGGTGCATAATGCCGTTAGCCGCCAGTTTCGGGTTATCGACGATACCGCGTTGCTGGCTCAGGTACGTTCCCAGTTCAACTTACCGGCCGAATTTATTTTTTTCCTCGGCAACACCGACCCGAAAAAGAACGTACCCAATGTGCTGAAGGCGCTGGCTATCCTGAAACAGCGCGGGCAGCTGACGCTCCCGCTGGTGATGGCCAACGTTTCGGCCGATTACGTCACCGGCGTGCTCACCCAGATCGGCCATCCTGACCTGATGGCCAACATTGTGTTGTGTGGCTACATTCCGAACGCACTGTTGCCGGTGGTGTACAATGCAGCGTCGGTATTTCTGTGTCCGTCGTTGCGCGAAAGCTTCGGCTTACCCATTCTGGAGGCGATGGCCTGCGGTACGCCCGTGCTGACGGCCAACACCTCGGCCATGCCCGAAGTGGCCGGCGACGCCGCCCTGCTGGCCGATCCGTCATCGCCCGAAGCCATGGCTGAGCCAATCAACCGGTTACTGACCGATACGGATTTACGGAAGAATCTCCGGCACTACGGCCTCGAACGAGCCGACCGCTTTTCGTGGGCCAATACGGCCAACAAACTGGTCGCCGTTTACGAAAACCTGTAG
- a CDS encoding alpha-1,2-fucosyltransferase: MVIAKITSGLGNQLFQYALGRHLALQGNTSLWFDLRYFHQEYATDTPRKFKLDRFNVRYNLLDSSPWLYASKATRLLPGRSLRPLIDTRFEADFHFDPTVIRPAAPLTILWGFWQSEKYFAQSTPQIRQELTFNRPLSDTFVGYQQQIEQAEVPISVHVRRGDYVTHPEFSQSFGFVGLAYYQKALAHLQDLFPNATLFFFSDDPDWVRANIVTEQPHVFVQNSGPDADVDDLQLMSLCHHHVIANSSFSWWGAWLNPRPDKVVIGPQRWFANKPWDTKDLLPSGWLRL, translated from the coding sequence ATGGTTATCGCCAAAATCACGTCTGGGTTAGGAAATCAGCTGTTTCAGTATGCGCTGGGGCGGCATCTGGCGTTGCAGGGCAACACGTCGCTCTGGTTCGACCTGCGTTATTTCCATCAGGAATACGCGACCGATACCCCCCGGAAATTCAAGCTCGACCGGTTCAACGTTCGCTACAACCTGCTCGATTCATCGCCCTGGCTCTACGCCTCAAAAGCAACGCGCCTGCTGCCGGGCCGCTCGCTACGGCCGCTGATCGACACGCGCTTCGAAGCTGATTTTCACTTCGACCCGACGGTGATCCGGCCCGCCGCGCCGCTGACCATCCTGTGGGGTTTCTGGCAGTCGGAAAAGTATTTTGCCCAAAGCACACCTCAGATTCGGCAAGAACTGACGTTCAACCGACCACTGAGCGATACGTTTGTGGGGTACCAACAGCAAATTGAGCAGGCCGAGGTACCCATCTCGGTACATGTTCGGCGGGGCGACTACGTCACGCATCCGGAGTTCAGCCAGTCGTTTGGCTTTGTTGGGCTGGCCTATTACCAAAAAGCACTGGCTCATTTACAAGACCTTTTCCCCAACGCCACACTCTTCTTTTTCAGCGACGACCCCGACTGGGTACGTGCCAATATCGTGACGGAACAGCCCCACGTCTTTGTGCAGAATAGCGGTCCCGACGCCGATGTCGATGATCTTCAGTTGATGAGCCTGTGCCATCATCACGTGATTGCCAACAGCTCGTTTAGCTGGTGGGGGGCCTGGCTCAATCCGCGCCCCGACAAGGTCGTGATTGGGCCGCAGCGCTGGTTTGCCAACAAACCCTGGGATACCAAAGATCTGCTACCCTCGGGCTGGCTCCGGCTTTAA
- a CDS encoding DUF3887 domain-containing protein, which yields MKRILATAALLIGAYAANAQTKATTPETAKLDSLMKLSQRYVNAQQPDSLYALMGNDFKKQISLEQAKQITTQIHDQLGSWNSHELKSVTDGVAKYRAIFANAPLDVYISRDAEGKIYTFLFQPAKD from the coding sequence ATGAAACGTATTCTGGCTACGGCCGCGCTGCTGATTGGCGCTTATGCCGCCAACGCCCAAACGAAGGCAACTACTCCCGAGACAGCCAAACTCGACTCGCTGATGAAGCTGTCGCAGCGGTATGTAAACGCTCAACAGCCCGACTCGCTGTATGCGCTGATGGGCAACGATTTCAAGAAGCAGATTTCGCTGGAACAGGCCAAACAGATTACCACCCAAATCCACGATCAGCTGGGTAGCTGGAACTCGCATGAACTGAAGAGCGTCACCGACGGAGTTGCCAAATACAGAGCCATTTTCGCCAATGCGCCGCTCGATGTGTACATCAGCCGCGATGCCGAGGGCAAGATATACACCTTCCTGTTTCAGCCCGCTAAAGACTAG